A window of Phaseolus vulgaris cultivar G19833 chromosome 4, P. vulgaris v2.0, whole genome shotgun sequence genomic DNA:
AAAATGTTTGCTCCAGAGGCACATActgttgaacaagatgttttgatgtctccaaattcaagaggaaagcttgaagaccttgttgtttggtgtgtgtgttgtctagttgtttaaaacttgttaattcactccttaagatgatccaagttcatttgaatctttaaccttttgaaaatatgagttttctaaaatgttgttgaaatttcaacatgttgtttgaaacaacaggttgttttacttAGTAGTTTTAACAGGTCgaaatttcgaaacaacaagttgttttaccttagcagtttttgaaaaaggttttgaaaagcttgactttgttgttaagccaattcaaccgattgtttcgacaaaacaatcgattgttttcctgaaaaccttaacataattttgttaagcgattttaatatgttttaaatgatcttaactaacttggctcctttattaaatgtttttgaccacttggtgggCCTATATAAatgtggttttacgctcctaatcttgaagtaagagaaagagtttatcaaaacaatttttccaagatttgaaagagctttggatcattcttaagtttgtagaataggattgggttgtaattctaaactttaagctttgaaataccaaggtgtattctattcccttccttGATTACTTTATTtatgtagttgtgttgccaatgagtgttgtgtgttcttgaggtgttcaagatcaacattcttggggtggtttgccaaaggtagtgtgtttcttgaggggttcaaggtcattactttggtgtgtgatgtttgtaatatggttttgattgcatagtggattacccagtgatttctggggactagatgtagctcttgatgtaaaagtgaaccagtataaatatgtttgtgtgattctctctttccctgatctcacatatatctgttttaagttgtttttattaactgttgataaaaacaaccgattgtttcgacaaaacaaccgattgtttttctgatatcatcttaaaacaattttgggtatttgtttccttgattcttttctctgaaATTCGacattgaatttcattataccatcaaagtttgcgaaaatctcttataaacaattcacccccctcttgtttaaggccatatattctaacacataTTACACCAGTTGAGACTAGTAATCGATGTAATATACACCCAATGCACGTATTAACTTATTGACTCTAGTAACCGGTgtaatacactacaagaaaaacgcgaattacatacggatcaaaatccgtatgtaaaatcaacattacatacggatataatcTGTATGTAACTTTTGGCGCCATGGAGCGGGAAGGCTTACATACGGattcaaagaaaatttaaccactacaccaagcaaATGCTTTAGTatgattatgatttttattatacttattattattaataatattaacaatatgaatattaatattaacaatatgaatattaataatatgaatattaataatatgaatattaataatatgaatattaataatatgaatattaataatatgaatatgaatattaatattaataatatgaatataaaattaataatatgaatataatattaataatatgaatattaatactaataatatgaatattaatactaataataatactaataatattaataatactaataatattaataatactaataatattaataatactaataatattaataatactaataatattaataatattaattataataataatatttagaataatttaattacaataataatattaatgataatatttataataattttaattataataataatattaataatgttaataataatattaataataatattaataataatattagtaataatattaataataataataatattaataatattagtaataatattaataatatgaataatattaataaatattaattatatgaatataatttattttattattaataataataattacatgaatatgtataaattatgttaataataataagtataataaaaatgataatatgaccaaagaacttgtctggtTTAGTGGTTAACTCTTCTCCTGGGTAGTGGAAGGACTTGGGTCCGTGTTATATGTAATTGACATTTTCTTAAGATTTTTAAaggtaattttttaaattaattcacCTCAATTGTGTTTTAATCATTCTTTGttttacaatattaaaaattataattaaaaaaatattaaaatataattattatttattataaatattttttataaataaaaaaatcaagaaaataaattatattaataaagataaacgggtaaaaaaatacatataaaaaatggTTATAAAACTATTACAAAGAGAATATATATCtaatcatttataaattatagaaataaacattttatttagatatttatGATCTAACAAAACTTAATGGTTGTCCACATCGAGTTTCAAAGATACACAATAAAATCCTAAAACCAATTAGTCACCTTAACATATAAACTTACTCTATCCTTTACCTCTTAATTCTGACTCATTGATTTGAGTATCATGTTTATCAGTTAGATAAACATTGACAAAACtgatattaaataaaatcaattttaattaaagttaatttttaagtaatgtggtttttgtttattttttattataaaaataagtaacacaatttagtataaaattttaatctAACAAAAAAGTCACCTAAAATTATTGTAGCTGACTGAGTTTTGGatccaaaattaattatttcaacTTATAAATATGCAAATTTAGATAAATGCAATGCAATGTATACATGTGCACTTAACCCTAACATGAGGGAAGTCTTCTGCACCATCGATCTTAGAGAAGCATTCTCTCTCCCACGTTTTCAACAACAAATACTTAATacttaagttatttttttatatgtaaagtACTGAAAACTATAGAACCTATTTCTGGTTGTAGGTAGATCCTTTTTCTCCATAACCTAAAAGTTCAAAACATTCTTTAGGTCATAAAAACTTATGTTTGGTGCATGAGTCCTTGATTCAATGATACTTGACaaaaactttattttcttttgttttgctcTTTAATCTATGCATAAACTAGAATCAAACCCAAAAGTTCAAAACTATTTGTTCTATTGGAATATCATTATTGTCTCTACCAATATACATTTTGCTCCTTTTGTTTCTTTCCTTCCAATGAAAGAAAAGAGTGAAACCAAAATGGAACATTCTTTTGTTGCATGCTAAAAAGATGGTTCAACTATTCACCAAAAAGGAAAGTTTGTTCAACTTCATCAACATTACAACATTAGCAAGGTTTGATATGAGTTGTTTTGGTGTCATAGCTTCCTAGTTCCAACCCTAACCCGTTGTTCTTGCACGCACCCTTCAAAACCTTAATCAAATCCACACACATGCTCCTCACGTGCTCCTCCCACCCTCTCTGCATAGCCAATAAAATCACAGCGACGCCGTTTCGTTTTGCCACGTCATCCCTAACCTTCACGTTACCGCTCAAACAGCACAAGCTCCACAGCACCATCACCGCGTCCTCCGCCGCGGCCTTCGCCGCCTTCGTCACTCTCTCCACCACCGCCGCTGCACATGAAGGCTCCGCCACCATCGCCGCCCTCCCCTCCGCGCACGTCGCCACCACCGCAAGCACTCTCAGACACCTCTCCGCCGTCTTCGCCGACGAACACTCTTGTAACAATTTCGAAACCAATTCGACAACACCGCAATTAACTAGCTCCACCTTCGCGGAGCGAGTCACCGAAACGACGCCAAGAAACAACAAAACGGCGTCGCGTAACTCCTCTCCACCGTCCTTCAAAAATCCCGCTAACGAAGACAACAGCCCTTGCGTTTCTACAATCGATTTCGAGGACTGAAAATCGCGCGCGAGAAACTCCAAAACCCTAACCGTTTCAATCTTCGATTTCGCAGATCCGTTTCGCAAAACGAAAAGCATCGAATCAAAGCATTGTTGGCGAGCGTCGAGAATTAGCCTTCGGATTTTCTCTGGATTTCCGTTTTGTCGGAGGACCGAGTCGAGAAGGTAAATCGCGTTTTCCGACACGTCGATC
This region includes:
- the LOC137837522 gene encoding U-box domain-containing protein 28-like, coding for MAKIREKLYVTVPSLFRCPISMDVMRSPVSLCTGVTYDRASIQRWLDSGNDTCPATMQVLPSKDFIPNLTLHRLIRLWLLSADPPSPESSADNLRSLLRPIQTGNDDLAGTLSKIAEFATSSAENRRKLASFPGFDAAIVRALAGCSSRIDVSENAIYLLDSVLRQNGNPEKIRRLILDARQQCFDSMLFVLRNGSAKSKIETVRVLEFLARDFQSSKSIVETQGLLSSLAGFLKDGGEELRDAVLLFLGVVSVTRSAKVELVNCGVVELVSKLLQECSSAKTAERCLRVLAVVATCAEGRAAMVAEPSCAAAVVERVTKAAKAAAEDAVMVLWSLCCLSGNVKVRDDVAKRNGVAVILLAMQRGWEEHVRSMCVDLIKVLKGACKNNGLGLELGSYDTKTTHIKPC